Sequence from the Candidatus Cloacimonadota bacterium genome:
CAGAGAAATGCCATGCAATGCTGGAAAACAAAACAGCCTTTCCAGGAACTTTTACTGGCAGATGATGAAGTAATGGAATATTTCAAAACAGAAGAAATAGATGATATTTTCTCTTTCGACCGATACACGGAGAACGTCGATCACATCTTCAAAAGAGTTGGAATTAATTGATGAATACCCTGAACCCAGTAGAGATCATAAATAAAATCCAAACAGCAAAATACAAGAAAATCGCTTTGCCGATTCTGCTGGTTATTACTTCATTTATAATTAATCACTTTTACCAATTTGAAGAAACCAGGTATATTGCAATTGTGGGACTGATCTGGTATGTTTTTATTTTCATGCAATTCAAAGTAAATAGAGTTGGAAATGTAGAAGAAGATACTATTTGCAGTCCGCTTTCAGGTAAAATAACTGATGTTTCAAAACAACAAATTATCATCACTAAATCCTGGTTTGATTCCAGCGATATTCGTTTTTCCGGTTTGGATGAGAACATTTTATTTTGGGCAAAGAAACCGGTAATTTTGGAAGATAGTGATATTTCCGGCAAATTAATTGGCTACACAATTGGAAGAAATTCCTGCAAAATTGAATTTGACGAAGAATGGGAAACGCTTGTAGAAATTGGGCAGAAAGTGATATCGGGTGATCCTATTTTGAAAAAAAGAGAAAATGATGGCGAATAAATGGAATAAATACAAAATCCTGATCCCAAACAGTTTTACAGCACTAAGTTTAATTTTGGGATTAATTGCTCTGCAGCTAATTTTTGAAGGTGAATTTGAAAAAGCAGCCTGGCTGATTGCCGTTTCAATGGTTTGTGACTTCCTGGATGGTAAAATTGCCCGGATGCTGGATGCTATGAGTAAGTTTGGTGCTACTTTTGATACACTGGCGGATTTTGTCGCTTTTGGAGTCGTGCCGGGATTTCTGGCTTACAAATCTTCTCTTTACCAGATTAAAATTGTAGGTTTCATTGTTGTTGTTTTTTACGTCTTTGCCGGCGGATATCGGCTGGTTCGCTTTACACATTCAAATATAAATCCAACCAAAAAACACCCCTTTATTGGCTTACCAATTCCAGCTGCTGCGGGAACGATTTCATCTTTCATAATTGTAAATTTCTACCTTTGGAATCAAGTAAAATCACCAGATATTTTATTGGCTGTTGTATTCATTTCTGCCATTTTGATGATCAGTAAAATCGAGTATTTACCACTGGATAAAGGGCATAAATTTACCAAAGAAACCAAGCTTTTTATCAGCTTGGGAATTCTCAGTGCGATAGCAGCGTTTTGGTATCCATACATCATTTTTATTGGATGGATAATAATCTATATTTTGTATGGGATTATTCGTCATATTATATTAGCAGCAAAGAAGCAGCAAAAATAAAGAATTAATCACACATCTTTCTGAATTTTAAATCCAACATAAAGCTAAATGCTTATAAATTATACGATTACACGATAACCCAAGTTTCGGCAAAATGCCTCTAAGTTCTTATTTTGCAAGGGCGGCTTTTTTGTTTGGGCACTACATTCTTACTTTCACATCATGATATTTCCGATTAAATTTGAACTTGAGATTTAATTTCTGATATATTTCA
This genomic interval carries:
- the pssA gene encoding CDP-diacylglycerol--serine O-phosphatidyltransferase, with translation MANKWNKYKILIPNSFTALSLILGLIALQLIFEGEFEKAAWLIAVSMVCDFLDGKIARMLDAMSKFGATFDTLADFVAFGVVPGFLAYKSSLYQIKIVGFIVVVFYVFAGGYRLVRFTHSNINPTKKHPFIGLPIPAAAGTISSFIIVNFYLWNQVKSPDILLAVVFISAILMISKIEYLPLDKGHKFTKETKLFISLGILSAIAAFWYPYIIFIGWIIIYILYGIIRHIILAAKKQQK